In one Nicotiana sylvestris chromosome 8, ASM39365v2, whole genome shotgun sequence genomic region, the following are encoded:
- the LOC104242740 gene encoding profilin-2 yields the protein MSWQTYVDDHLLCEIEGNHLTSAAIIGQDGTVWAQSANFPQFKPEEITGIMKDFVEPGTLAPTGLYLGGTKYMVIQGEPGAVIRGKKGPGGITIKKTNQALIIGIYDEPMTPGQCNMIVERLGDYLVEQGL from the exons ATGTCGTGGCAAACATATGTAGATGATCACTTGCTGTGTGAGATTGAAGGTAACCATCTCACATCTGCTGCTATTATTGGTCAAGACGGCACCGTTTGGGCTCAATCCGCCAATTTTCCTCAG TTCAAGCCAGAAGAAATAACAGGCATAATGAAAGACTTTGTTGAACCTGGAACACTTGCTCCAACTGGTTTATATCTCGGGGGAACAAAATACATGGTGATTCAGGGAGAGCCAGGAGCGGTGATCCGAGGGAAGAAG GGTCCAGGTGGTATCACTATTAAGAAAACCAACCAGGCTTTGATCATTGGAATATATGATGAGCCAATGACTCCTGGCCAGTGCAATATGATTGTTGAAAGGCTTGGTGACTATCTTGTTGAGCAAGGCCTCTAG